Proteins encoded within one genomic window of Streptomyces sp. NBC_01314:
- a CDS encoding sensor histidine kinase gives MTTTGEDRTGAGTGDRAGPWWWERWRGALLDVGLASVSAVECAVEGVEFARNAALPEAVGVAFGALAGSVLLVRRMWPVAVVLVFIAVAPAQMGYLMGLVGLYTLAASEAPRRIIGALSGMAFTGVFIVWFVQATQSDMQGDGAVGGGDAFAPFLALTMAIGLTAPPVLLGLYVGARRRLMESLRERADSLERELQLLAERAEERAEWARGEERTRIAREMHDVVAHRVSLMVVHAAALQAVARKDPEKAVRNAALVGDMGRQALTELREMLGVLRSGEGFSSMARAEPVPVAVPLAAVGAAAAAAASRAEDEAGEGPCLAELEVLVGQSATAGMVVELSVEGEVRVYAAEVEQTAYRVVQEALTNVHKHAAGAKTHVRLAHRAAEIAMQVENGAPPEPGAAGAARLPSGGNGLLGMKERVAELGGVFVSGPTDAGGFRVSAVIPAA, from the coding sequence ATGACCACGACGGGGGAAGACCGCACCGGGGCCGGGACGGGGGACAGGGCCGGGCCGTGGTGGTGGGAACGGTGGCGGGGGGCGTTGCTCGACGTTGGGCTGGCGTCGGTGTCGGCGGTCGAGTGCGCGGTGGAGGGTGTCGAGTTCGCGCGGAACGCCGCGTTGCCGGAGGCCGTGGGGGTCGCGTTCGGGGCGCTCGCTGGTTCCGTCCTGCTGGTGCGGCGGATGTGGCCCGTTGCCGTCGTGCTCGTCTTCATCGCTGTCGCGCCCGCTCAGATGGGGTATCTGATGGGGCTCGTCGGGCTGTACACGCTGGCGGCGTCGGAAGCGCCGCGGCGGATCATCGGGGCGCTGTCGGGGATGGCGTTCACCGGGGTGTTCATCGTGTGGTTCGTGCAGGCGACGCAGAGCGACATGCAGGGGGACGGGGCGGTCGGGGGCGGGGACGCGTTCGCGCCGTTCCTCGCGCTGACGATGGCGATCGGGCTGACCGCGCCGCCCGTACTGCTGGGGCTGTACGTCGGGGCGCGGCGGCGGCTGATGGAGAGTCTGCGGGAGCGGGCGGATTCGCTGGAGCGGGAGTTGCAGCTGCTCGCGGAGCGGGCGGAGGAGCGGGCGGAGTGGGCCCGGGGGGAGGAGCGCACCCGGATCGCCCGGGAGATGCATGACGTGGTCGCGCATCGGGTGTCGTTGATGGTCGTGCACGCGGCCGCTCTGCAGGCCGTGGCACGGAAGGATCCGGAGAAGGCCGTGCGGAACGCGGCGCTCGTGGGGGACATGGGACGGCAGGCGCTGACCGAGTTGCGGGAGATGCTCGGGGTGCTGCGGTCCGGGGAGGGGTTCTCCTCGATGGCGCGGGCGGAGCCGGTGCCGGTCGCGGTGCCTCTGGCGGCGGTGGGGGCGGCGGCCGCGGCCGCCGCTTCGCGGGCCGAGGACGAGGCCGGTGAGGGGCCCTGTCTGGCTGAGCTGGAGGTGCTCGTGGGGCAGTCGGCGACGGCGGGGATGGTCGTCGAGCTGTCGGTGGAGGGGGAGGTGCGGGTGTATGCGGCCGAGGTCGAGCAGACGGCGTACCGGGTGGTGCAGGAGGCGTTGACGAACGTGCACAAGCATGCGGCGGGGGCGAAGACGCATGTGCGGCTGGCGCATCGGGCGGCGGAGATCGCGATGCAGGTGGAGAACGGGGCGCCGCCGGAGCCGGGGGCGGCGGGGGCCGCGCGGTTGCCGAGCGGGGGGAACGGGTTACTCGGGATGAAGGAGCGGGTGGCCGAGCTGGGGGGCGTCTTCGTGTCCGGGCCCACCGATGCCGGGGGGTTTCGGGTGTCCGCGGTGATTCCGGCGGCGTAG
- a CDS encoding SUKH-3 domain-containing protein produces the protein MHTDRTSSTRFSVPVDAALRAAGWQPGRWDIKRAEIWADALREHVSPAGHRHAVFPAAVEAWAEFGGLHLTAQGPGRRLAPADLHLDPLHGLHMARTLGDLGRALDTEVCPLGHETGTRSLIAIDAEGRAYALDHTGDWYLGPNIDTALTTLLTGTDPTRLTAT, from the coding sequence ATGCACACCGACCGCACCTCCTCCACGCGCTTCTCCGTCCCCGTCGACGCCGCCCTGCGCGCCGCCGGCTGGCAGCCGGGCCGCTGGGACATAAAGCGGGCCGAGATCTGGGCCGACGCCCTCCGCGAGCACGTCTCCCCCGCCGGCCACCGCCACGCGGTCTTCCCGGCGGCGGTCGAGGCCTGGGCCGAGTTCGGCGGGCTCCACCTCACCGCCCAGGGCCCCGGCCGCCGGCTCGCCCCCGCCGACCTGCACCTCGACCCGCTGCACGGCCTCCACATGGCCCGCACCCTCGGCGACCTCGGCCGCGCCCTCGACACCGAGGTCTGCCCCCTCGGCCACGAGACCGGCACCCGCTCCCTCATCGCCATCGACGCCGAGGGCCGCGCCTACGCCCTCGACCACACCGGCGACTGGTACCTCGGCCCCAACATCGACACAGCCCTCACGACCCTGCTCACAGGCACCGACCCAACCCGCCTGACAGCCACCTGA
- a CDS encoding YwqJ-related putative deaminase, translated as MSATQAGPSGDPRIGWSTAEQRHAPALLHRRDGILPTVAAALSVRGETLTGTAARGDHAPPLHALVQEFLDSLATAQRDRFTGRCAEAILISRHITGADAARSRRAARRPMSNGEARKVLKQAKLTTRHIREDGDPLHGAFATPCRSCTALSSHFGVRIVDPAQEN; from the coding sequence ATGAGCGCGACGCAGGCGGGGCCTTCGGGCGACCCTCGCATCGGCTGGAGCACCGCGGAACAGCGGCATGCCCCGGCCCTCCTCCACCGCCGTGACGGCATCCTGCCGACCGTGGCCGCCGCCCTCTCGGTGCGCGGCGAGACCCTCACCGGCACCGCCGCACGCGGCGACCATGCCCCGCCCCTGCACGCCCTGGTCCAGGAGTTCCTCGACTCCCTCGCCACCGCGCAGCGCGACCGCTTCACCGGCCGCTGCGCCGAGGCCATCCTCATCTCCCGGCACATCACCGGTGCCGACGCGGCCCGCAGCAGGCGCGCCGCCCGCAGACCCATGTCCAACGGCGAGGCCCGCAAGGTCCTCAAGCAGGCCAAGCTCACCACCCGCCACATCCGCGAGGACGGCGACCCCCTCCACGGCGCCTTCGCCACCCCGTGCCGCTCCTGCACGGCGCTCAGCTCCCACTTCGGCGTCCGCATCGTGGACCCGGCACAGGAGAACTGA
- a CDS encoding SMI1/KNR4 family protein, with amino-acid sequence MTTGRLGQQAAPPNAAYAGQLVQFPDPVRAARHPGGVRVDEHGYPDFSPYARAAAEIADPPEGFGVDELRLTDYVSANAALAATGHELWDTIPPVATPHGWTWHHAPGGRRLELVPVEVKALLRHHGGIATARVDQHKRGTRPLQETRPAHFGLPKSSAVAVTEMQVQGVEEDLGYRLPGAYRSFLKAAGGCAPVGAALDAELGLLIDQPFFTVRDEAAVNDLVYVNKCLRDHLTKDYLAVAFAQGGILAVKVKGDRIGSVWFCAYDDARDVDPSWPPAERVERLLLPAGADFDAFLARLAGNPPELETVANLMVDGGFARSVPVAAGAAASSVGE; translated from the coding sequence ATGACGACAGGTCGGCTCGGGCAGCAAGCCGCGCCGCCGAACGCGGCCTACGCCGGGCAGCTCGTGCAGTTTCCGGACCCGGTCCGGGCCGCGCGTCATCCGGGAGGTGTCCGTGTTGACGAACACGGCTATCCGGACTTCTCGCCCTATGCGCGCGCCGCGGCGGAGATCGCCGATCCCCCGGAGGGGTTCGGGGTGGACGAGCTGCGGTTGACGGACTACGTCTCCGCGAACGCGGCGCTGGCCGCGACGGGGCACGAGCTGTGGGACACGATCCCGCCGGTGGCGACGCCGCACGGCTGGACGTGGCATCACGCGCCGGGCGGCCGGCGGCTGGAGCTGGTGCCGGTCGAGGTGAAGGCGCTGCTGCGGCATCACGGTGGCATCGCGACGGCGCGCGTGGACCAGCACAAGCGGGGCACGCGGCCGTTGCAGGAGACCCGGCCCGCGCACTTCGGGCTGCCGAAGTCGTCGGCGGTGGCGGTGACCGAGATGCAGGTGCAGGGGGTCGAGGAGGACCTCGGGTACCGGCTGCCGGGCGCGTACCGGTCGTTCCTGAAGGCGGCGGGCGGCTGCGCCCCCGTCGGGGCGGCGCTGGACGCGGAGCTGGGGCTGCTGATCGACCAGCCGTTCTTCACGGTGCGGGACGAGGCGGCCGTCAACGACCTGGTGTACGTCAACAAGTGCCTGCGGGACCATCTCACCAAGGACTACCTGGCGGTCGCGTTCGCGCAGGGCGGGATTCTCGCGGTGAAGGTCAAGGGCGACCGGATCGGGTCGGTCTGGTTCTGCGCGTACGACGACGCCCGTGACGTCGATCCGTCGTGGCCGCCGGCCGAGCGGGTGGAGCGGTTGCTGCTCCCCGCCGGTGCGGACTTCGACGCGTTCCTGGCCCGGCTGGCGGGCAATCCGCCGGAATTGGAGACGGTGGCCAACCTGATGGTGGACGGTGGCTTCGCACGTTCCGTGCCGGTCGCCGCGGGCGCCGCCGCGTCCTCGGTGGGGGAGTGA
- a CDS encoding SUKH-4 family immunity protein — MVTFAQAQERAEEWINGDLPAYQHREVRVREFELGFVVWAEDRADGPRSDGGAQRLVIARDSGEATLWPSLAVGEVIRRFEEEYGRTDAAPAAAPAPPARVDLNQTSFLLTPPEWLQDAADKLGIPDHRAGSSAGAGSGAGASDGAGSRPAAAAAGTGGSGSVGANGVSGGAGSMSETLPGPVGQSPSTGRGVPATPADATPWPAAASADDEVRDAVPPPRNTEPQDAAPGVPAGATPWAGTDTNADAGDDRSVPLPETVFARQLSEVSDEDDAPAPNALPDAKTALISGGSRLPRTTVSPAMGGPGAGTPQQQPPSGPGTPPPGAPSYGYPQGPGGPHGPGTPPPGASSYGYPQGPGGPQGAGGPQGPGGPGTPPGRPLAPHAGDIADAATSKAAPPPRRGGGPGAPPPPAPPGTPGTPGARPGGTPPPPSGPGAPGTPAGGYVPTQLVSSLGPNGPESLPGAPGQPGGPGAPGAPGVPNPPGGTPPGGMHHAATMLAGPAVGGPGAPQPPGPPGAPGQLGGPGAPGVPGAPGQPGFPGAPGQPGARGPVHHAETMLAGPPVGGPGAPGMPPGVSHGMPGQPGPVGPPMGAPPAYGYPQQPTGQPTVGPGYQAVLRFRAPDGSEQQVIRRSAPGTPHPEWQIFHELRGLNIPPEAVLELHTELESCELPGAYCARMIREQWPNARITSIAPYGKDHASRQQGMAQLIAHQGELHQVADGPARLAPVRAPLQPVQPAPPIPPEAIGQELAAAFGPGVFRFDQQAVSRQGVPPIVAHTLVVAGLPADMGPFFWAQAQPGRPVPTLAELAQERGVQPAADAGSYLVMGSDFGKALCVQYGTANIVAVPVEAGPGGAPVPPQFVNTGLPEFARCLALLGRMWRLRFGLNQEQAGRWTLDFQAQLAALDPAALASPESWWSVLLEQMWDGLL, encoded by the coding sequence ATGGTGACCTTCGCTCAGGCGCAGGAGCGCGCCGAGGAGTGGATCAACGGCGATCTGCCGGCCTACCAGCACCGTGAGGTGCGGGTGCGGGAGTTCGAGCTCGGGTTTGTGGTGTGGGCCGAGGACAGGGCGGACGGCCCGCGTTCCGACGGTGGCGCGCAGCGGCTGGTCATCGCCCGTGACAGCGGGGAGGCCACGCTGTGGCCGTCGCTGGCGGTGGGCGAGGTGATCCGCCGGTTCGAGGAGGAGTACGGCCGTACGGACGCGGCTCCGGCCGCCGCGCCGGCGCCTCCGGCCCGGGTGGATCTGAACCAGACGTCGTTCCTGCTGACTCCGCCGGAGTGGTTGCAGGACGCGGCGGACAAGCTGGGGATTCCGGACCACCGCGCGGGTTCGAGCGCGGGTGCGGGCTCTGGTGCGGGTGCGTCCGACGGCGCCGGGTCCCGTCCGGCTGCTGCCGCCGCCGGTACGGGCGGTTCCGGCTCCGTGGGCGCCAACGGGGTGTCCGGGGGCGCTGGTTCGATGTCCGAGACGCTGCCGGGGCCGGTGGGGCAGTCGCCCTCAACCGGCCGAGGGGTGCCCGCCACGCCGGCCGACGCCACGCCCTGGCCGGCCGCCGCTTCGGCGGACGACGAGGTACGGGACGCGGTGCCGCCGCCGAGGAACACCGAGCCGCAGGACGCGGCGCCGGGGGTGCCCGCCGGGGCGACCCCGTGGGCCGGCACGGACACCAACGCCGATGCCGGGGACGACCGTTCGGTCCCCCTGCCGGAGACGGTGTTCGCACGGCAGTTGTCCGAGGTGAGCGACGAGGACGACGCTCCGGCGCCCAACGCGCTGCCGGACGCCAAGACCGCGCTGATCTCCGGCGGCAGCCGACTTCCCCGGACGACCGTGTCGCCGGCCATGGGCGGCCCCGGCGCGGGCACTCCGCAACAGCAACCGCCGTCGGGTCCGGGCACTCCGCCGCCCGGTGCGCCCTCCTACGGCTATCCGCAGGGACCCGGCGGTCCGCACGGTCCGGGGACTCCGCCGCCCGGTGCGTCGTCGTACGGCTATCCGCAGGGGCCCGGCGGTCCGCAGGGTGCTGGAGGTCCGCAGGGTCCCGGTGGTCCTGGTACGCCGCCGGGCCGTCCGCTGGCGCCCCACGCCGGGGACATCGCCGACGCCGCCACGAGCAAGGCGGCACCGCCTCCGCGCCGGGGCGGAGGGCCGGGTGCGCCGCCGCCTCCGGCCCCGCCCGGCACCCCGGGGACACCGGGCGCCCGTCCGGGCGGCACGCCTCCGCCGCCGTCCGGTCCCGGCGCCCCGGGCACCCCGGCGGGCGGGTACGTGCCGACCCAGCTGGTCTCCTCCCTCGGCCCGAACGGGCCGGAGAGTCTCCCCGGTGCTCCGGGACAGCCCGGTGGGCCCGGTGCTCCCGGCGCTCCCGGCGTGCCGAATCCGCCCGGGGGCACCCCTCCGGGTGGCATGCACCACGCGGCGACGATGCTGGCCGGGCCCGCGGTGGGCGGCCCGGGTGCGCCGCAGCCGCCGGGTCCTCCCGGCGCTCCGGGTCAGCTGGGCGGTCCTGGCGCCCCCGGCGTGCCCGGTGCTCCCGGTCAGCCCGGTTTCCCCGGTGCTCCCGGTCAGCCGGGTGCGCGCGGTCCCGTACACCACGCCGAGACGATGCTGGCCGGGCCGCCGGTCGGCGGTCCCGGTGCGCCCGGGATGCCGCCGGGTGTTTCCCACGGGATGCCCGGACAGCCGGGGCCGGTCGGTCCGCCGATGGGTGCCCCGCCGGCGTACGGCTATCCGCAGCAGCCCACCGGGCAGCCGACCGTCGGCCCCGGCTACCAGGCCGTGCTGCGGTTCCGGGCGCCGGACGGCTCCGAGCAGCAGGTGATCCGGCGTTCGGCGCCGGGTACCCCGCACCCGGAGTGGCAGATCTTCCACGAGCTGCGCGGCCTGAACATCCCGCCGGAGGCCGTGCTGGAGCTGCACACGGAGCTGGAGTCGTGCGAGCTGCCGGGGGCGTACTGCGCGCGGATGATCCGTGAGCAGTGGCCGAACGCGCGCATCACGTCCATCGCCCCGTACGGCAAGGACCATGCGAGCCGGCAGCAGGGCATGGCTCAACTCATCGCGCATCAGGGCGAGTTGCACCAGGTAGCGGACGGTCCGGCACGGCTCGCGCCGGTGCGGGCGCCGTTGCAGCCGGTGCAGCCGGCGCCGCCGATCCCGCCGGAGGCGATCGGGCAGGAGCTGGCGGCGGCGTTCGGGCCGGGAGTGTTCCGGTTCGACCAGCAGGCGGTGTCGCGGCAGGGTGTTCCGCCCATCGTGGCGCACACGCTGGTCGTGGCCGGACTGCCCGCCGACATGGGCCCGTTCTTCTGGGCACAGGCCCAGCCGGGCCGTCCGGTGCCGACGCTCGCGGAGCTGGCGCAGGAGCGGGGTGTGCAGCCGGCGGCCGACGCGGGCTCGTACCTGGTGATGGGCAGCGACTTCGGCAAGGCGCTGTGTGTGCAGTACGGCACGGCGAACATCGTGGCCGTGCCGGTGGAGGCGGGGCCGGGCGGGGCGCCCGTACCGCCGCAGTTCGTGAACACCGGTCTGCCGGAGTTCGCGCGCTGCCTGGCCCTCCTCGGCCGTATGTGGCGACTGCGGTTCGGTCTCAACCAGGAGCAGGCGGGCCGCTGGACCCTCGACTTCCAGGCCCAGCTCGCCGCCCTCGACCCGGCGGCGCTCGCCTCGCCGGAGAGCTGGTGGTCGGTGCTGCTGGAGCAGATGTGGGACGGGTTGCTGTGA
- a CDS encoding cellulose-binding protein codes for MSSAPAAPHGFEFDVVRRGYRIDQVDADTEALSRDRDAAWERAARLTVLARDMDAELALLRETVAGLTPQKYEALGEGARQLFALGEEEAAAVGERGRHEARRMVDEAEEAGQRLRDDAQAYADEVRGEADERARQLLLAARAEADDLRIEARRVVKEGRGESLAALREMRERTEAMLTELRKEYDERVAGIERDVAEREAAFDAGQAERAARAETALAEAEQGFADAEADAARMQDEAEERAAEALAEARRQEEWVVRETERVLREHGERWDGVRAQMDCIRDSLSALTD; via the coding sequence ATGAGCAGCGCACCGGCGGCACCCCATGGCTTCGAGTTCGACGTCGTACGGCGTGGCTACCGCATCGACCAGGTCGACGCCGACACGGAGGCCCTCTCGCGGGACCGGGACGCCGCGTGGGAGCGGGCCGCCCGGTTGACCGTGCTGGCCCGGGACATGGACGCGGAACTCGCCCTGCTGCGCGAGACCGTCGCCGGGCTGACCCCACAGAAGTACGAGGCACTCGGCGAGGGCGCCCGGCAGCTGTTCGCACTCGGCGAAGAGGAGGCCGCGGCCGTCGGGGAGCGCGGGCGCCACGAGGCCCGGCGGATGGTCGACGAGGCGGAGGAGGCGGGACAGCGGCTGAGGGACGACGCGCAGGCGTACGCCGACGAGGTGCGCGGCGAGGCCGACGAGCGGGCCCGGCAGCTGTTGCTGGCGGCCAGGGCCGAGGCCGACGATCTGCGGATCGAGGCCCGGCGCGTGGTGAAGGAGGGGCGGGGCGAGTCGCTGGCCGCGCTGCGGGAGATGCGGGAGCGGACCGAGGCGATGCTCACCGAACTCCGCAAGGAGTACGACGAGCGGGTGGCCGGCATCGAGCGGGACGTGGCCGAACGGGAGGCCGCGTTCGACGCGGGACAGGCCGAGCGGGCGGCTCGGGCGGAGACCGCCCTCGCCGAGGCCGAGCAGGGGTTCGCGGACGCGGAGGCCGACGCGGCGCGGATGCAGGACGAGGCGGAGGAGCGGGCCGCCGAGGCGCTCGCGGAGGCTCGGCGGCAGGAGGAGTGGGTGGTCCGGGAGACCGAGAGGGTGCTGCGGGAGCATGGGGAGAGGTGGGACGGGGTTCGGGCGCAGATGGACTGCATCCGGGACAGTCTGTCTGCGCTTACGGATTAG
- a CDS encoding MFS transporter, protein MGDIRPAVRDSPQHTGSGRRGAVTAALMLAMGLAALDSTIVSTAVPQIVADLGGFSVFSWLFSGYLLAVTVTLPVYGKLSDTFGRKPVLVVGAVLFLLGSLLCALAWNMGSLIAFRVIQGLGGGALQGTVQTLAADLYPLEERPKIQSKLSTVWAVSAVAGPGVGGVLATYADWRWIFLINLPLGAAALWLLVRHLHEPRRTMTERPRVDWAGALTVFAAGGALLLALVQGGVAWDWLSLPSITLLGTGVALIALLVLIERRAAEPIIPGWVWRRRTIAAVNLALGALGLLMIAPTVFLATYAQSVLGLAPVAAGFVVSVWTLSWPVSAALSQHVYRRIGFRNTAMVGIAAAAALLFAFPFLPYPGEAWQPMLLMLLLGAALGLFQLPLIIGVQSSVTWEERGTATASILFCRQTGQTLGAAVFGAVANGVLASRLGGAGDLDAVTHSLDAGTAAEPIRRAVADAVDAVYLGAACAATVAFVVLLVVAPRRFPVLKG, encoded by the coding sequence GTGGGCGACATACGGCCCGCCGTACGCGACTCGCCACAGCACACCGGATCAGGCAGACGAGGGGCCGTCACCGCCGCGCTGATGCTGGCCATGGGGCTGGCCGCGCTGGACTCCACGATCGTCTCGACCGCCGTACCGCAGATCGTCGCCGACCTCGGCGGCTTCTCCGTCTTCTCCTGGCTCTTCTCCGGCTATCTGCTCGCCGTCACTGTCACCCTGCCCGTCTACGGCAAGCTCTCCGACACCTTCGGCCGCAAACCGGTCCTCGTCGTGGGCGCGGTGCTGTTCCTGCTGGGTTCCCTGCTCTGCGCGCTGGCCTGGAACATGGGCTCCCTGATCGCCTTCCGTGTCATCCAGGGCCTGGGCGGCGGGGCGCTGCAGGGCACGGTCCAGACCCTCGCCGCCGACCTCTATCCCCTGGAGGAGCGCCCCAAGATCCAGTCCAAGCTGTCCACGGTGTGGGCGGTGTCGGCGGTGGCCGGCCCCGGGGTGGGCGGCGTCCTCGCCACGTACGCGGACTGGCGCTGGATCTTCCTCATCAACCTGCCGCTCGGCGCGGCCGCGTTGTGGCTGCTGGTCCGTCATCTGCACGAGCCCCGGCGGACGATGACGGAGAGACCGCGTGTCGACTGGGCGGGCGCCCTGACCGTCTTCGCCGCCGGCGGGGCCCTGCTGCTGGCGCTGGTGCAGGGCGGGGTGGCCTGGGACTGGCTCTCCCTGCCCTCGATCACCCTGCTGGGCACGGGAGTCGCCCTGATCGCGCTGCTGGTGCTGATCGAACGCCGGGCGGCCGAACCGATCATTCCCGGCTGGGTGTGGCGCCGCCGCACGATCGCGGCGGTCAACCTGGCGCTCGGCGCGCTGGGCCTGCTGATGATCGCGCCGACGGTCTTCCTCGCGACCTACGCCCAGTCGGTGCTGGGCCTGGCGCCGGTGGCCGCCGGTTTCGTGGTCTCCGTCTGGACGCTGAGCTGGCCGGTGTCGGCGGCCCTCAGCCAGCACGTCTACCGCCGCATCGGCTTCCGGAACACGGCGATGGTAGGCATCGCCGCGGCGGCGGCCCTCCTCTTCGCCTTCCCGTTCCTCCCCTACCCGGGCGAGGCCTGGCAGCCGATGCTGCTGATGCTCCTCCTGGGCGCCGCGCTGGGCCTCTTCCAGCTCCCCCTGATCATCGGCGTCCAGTCGTCGGTGACGTGGGAGGAGCGCGGCACCGCCACGGCCTCGATCCTCTTCTGCCGCCAGACCGGCCAGACCCTGGGCGCGGCGGTCTTCGGCGCGGTCGCGAACGGCGTACTGGCCTCCCGCCTCGGCGGCGCGGGCGACCTCGACGCCGTCACCCACTCCCTCGACGCCGGCACGGCCGCTGAACCAATCCGCCGCGCGGTCGCGGACGCGGTCGACGCCGTCTACCTGGGCGCGGCGTGCGCGGCGACGGTGGCGTTCGTGGTGCTGCTGGTGGTGGCGCCTCGGAGGTTTCCGGTGCTGAAGGGCTGA
- a CDS encoding ABC transporter ATP-binding protein, producing the protein MTSAVTITRHGGTGGTTAVAARARQVVKAYGSGETRVVALDHVDVDIARGQFTAIMGPSGSGKSTLMHCLAGLDNVTSGQIYLDDTEITGLKDKKLTRLRRDRIGFIFQAYNLLPTLNAIENITLPMDIAGRKPNKEWLGRVVDTVGLSDRLKHRPTQLSGGQQQRVAVARALAARPEIIFGDEPTGNLDSRAGAEVLGFLRRSVDELGQTMVMVTHDPVAASYADRVLYLADGRIVDEMLKPTADAVLDRMKDFDARGRTS; encoded by the coding sequence GTGACATCGGCTGTGACCATCACCAGGCACGGGGGTACTGGAGGGACTACGGCCGTTGCCGCGCGGGCGCGGCAGGTCGTGAAGGCGTACGGGTCCGGTGAGACCCGTGTCGTCGCCCTCGACCATGTGGATGTGGACATCGCGCGGGGACAGTTCACCGCGATCATGGGCCCCTCGGGGTCCGGCAAGTCCACCCTCATGCACTGCCTCGCCGGACTCGACAACGTGACGTCGGGTCAGATCTACCTCGACGACACCGAGATCACCGGTCTCAAGGACAAGAAGCTCACGCGGTTGCGCCGGGACCGGATCGGGTTCATCTTCCAGGCGTACAACCTGCTGCCCACGCTGAACGCGATAGAGAACATCACCCTGCCCATGGACATCGCCGGGCGGAAGCCGAACAAGGAGTGGCTGGGGCGGGTCGTCGACACCGTCGGCCTGAGCGACCGGCTCAAGCACCGGCCCACCCAGCTCTCCGGCGGCCAGCAGCAGCGCGTCGCCGTGGCCCGGGCGCTGGCCGCCCGGCCGGAGATCATCTTCGGTGACGAGCCGACCGGCAACCTGGACTCGCGGGCCGGCGCCGAGGTCCTGGGCTTCCTGCGCAGGTCGGTCGACGAGCTGGGTCAGACCATGGTGATGGTCACCCACGACCCGGTGGCAGCCTCGTACGCGGACCGGGTGCTGTACCTGGCCGACGGCCGCATCGTCGACGAGATGCTGAAGCCGACCGCCGACGCCGTGCTGGACCGGATGAAGGACTTCGACGCGCGGGGGCGTACGTCATGA